The Streptomyces tubercidicus DNA segment AGTCGGCCTACTACGGCGCCGCCGCCACCCGTCTCGCCGAGGTCAAGCGGACCTACGACCCGCAGCGGCTGTTCAGCACCTTCCCGCAGGCGCTCTGAGACCGCCCGCACTCCTGCGGACACACGGACGGCCCGGCCCCCGCGAGGGGCCGGGCCGTCCGCATCCGCCAGGCCATACAGGCCGGGGCCGGCCGGTTCGGCGAACCGGCCGTGCCCTCAGGCCGCCAGATCCTTGTCCCGCTCCTTGTTTCCGCGCCGCATCGCCGAGCCCGTGGCCACCACCCGGCCGCCCTCGCCGTCCTGCCCCGCCTGGCCGTCCACGTCCGCCCCGGCGCCCGGCGCACACACCAGCCAGGCCAGCTTCGACCGGCTGATCGCCGTCGTCAGCGGCACCAGCATCGCCTGCGCCGGCGGCGCCAGCAGCAGCGCGACGGCGGTGCCCAGCGCGAAGCCGCCGATCACATCGGTCGGGTAGTGCACGCCCATGTAGACGCGGCAGAAGCCCTCGGCGAGCGCCAGCAGAATCCCGAGCAGCCCGAACTTCCGGTGGGCGATGAACAGACCGACGCCGACCGCCATGGTGAGCGTCGCGTGGTCACTGACGAACGAGAAGTCGCTCTTGCCGGGGATCAGCACTTCCAGCCCGGCGTGGTCCTTGAACGGCCGCGGCCGCTCGACGAATGACCGGATCGGGATATTGGCCAGCAGGGCGATGCCCGCGGCCAGCGGCGCCCAGATCAGGCCCGCGACGGCGGCCGGCGCGCCCGGACGGCGGCGGGCGGACCACCAGGCGATCAGACACAGCACGCCGAGGCCGGCGATGATGCCGTACTCACCGATGTACTCCATGGCCTTGTTGACCCAGTGGGGGGCGTCCTTCGCGAGGCCGTTGACGCCGTCGAGCACGTCGACGTCGGGGTTCGGCCTCTCGAATGCGAGTCCAGCCATCTGCAGCGGCCCCTTATCTATCGCGCGCGCGAGCGCCTTCGTGTGCTGCCTGCCCCCGTGGTCGTCGAGCGTGTGCCGTATCAAGCGCTGCTACGTCCCCACGCCAAGAAAACGCGATGCCCACCCCGGTCGTTCCACCCGCTATCGGATGATCACCAGGACGTTATCGAAGCTTGACTCATCACCGCAGTTCAGGGCCCCATGTTCACGCAGCGTTCGTACCGGGCAGCGCTTTTGCGCCATCCGAGGTGACGCGGGTCGCACCGATGTAGTCCGGCGTATCGATCTTGTCGAACCGGATCACGGCCCCGGTGTACGGCGCGTTGATCATGTACCCGCCTCCCACATAGATCCCCACATGGTGGATCGACCGCGGGTCCTTCAGGTCGTTCGCGAAGAACACCAGGTCACCCGGGAGCAGCTCATCCCGCTTCGGATGCGGCCCGGCGTTCCACTGGTCGTTCGCCACCCGGGGCAGCTCGATGCCCACGGAGCGGTACGCGGCCTGGCTCAGCCCGGAACAGTCGAACCGGCCACCCTGCGCCGCGGTTCCCGTGCCGCCCCACAGATAGCGCGTACCGAGCTTCTGCTGTGCGAAGTAGATGGCGCCGGCCGCCTGCCGCGACGGCTCCACCCGCCCCGCCGGCGCCTCGAAGCTCTTGGCCAGCGTCGTGATCGTCTTCACATAGTTCTGTGTCTCGCGGTACGGCGGCACCCCGTTGTACTGGATGACGCGGTAGGCCCCGGCGTTATAGGCGGCGAGCATGTTGTGCGTGGCATTGCCCGGCGCGCGCTTCACATAGCTCGCCAGCTCGCAGTCGTACGAGGCCGCCGACGGAATCGCGTCCTCCGGGTCCCATACGTCCTTCTTGCCGTCGCCGTTCCCGTCGACGCCATGGGTCTGCCAGGTCCCCGGAATGAACTGCGCCATGCCCTGCGCGGCCGCCGGGCTCTGCGCCCGGGGGTTCCATCCGCTCTCCTGATAGAGCTGCGCCGCCAGCAGCGAGGGACTTATCGCCGGGCAGAGCGTCCCCCACTTCTGCACCAGCTGCTGATATTCGGCGGGCACCGCCCCCTTCGCCAGCCCGAGCGCCCGCCCGCCGGCCCCGGCCAGTCCGGCCGCCGCCATATACGTACCGATCACAAGCAGTCCGAGCAGGCAGAACACCAGCCCTGCCCCGAGCCCTCCGGCCACCCAGAATTTCCGCACCCTCCAACCCTCCCCCATTCAGCCCCGGTTCACTGCCTTTTTCCGGCCGCTCCCGCGCGCCCCGCCGCTCCGGGTGCCGCACGACGGCGCATCCCGCGGCGCACGGGGCGCTCCGGCCGGGGTCCGGTCGCACCCACGGCGGCTCCCGTACGCCGCCGGACGAGCGACACCGCATCAGATCCCCACAGGAGGCGGGCCATGGACCCGAACGGGCTACGCGCGGTCCGGCGCGCCGGACCGGCCACCGGGGCTCCCGATGATCATTGCCCAGGGTTAACGCCCGTGATACACACGGTGAGACCAGCCGGTTGAATGGAGGACGAGCGCCCACCGGCACACGCCATCCGCACGGGATCCTTCAAAGAAAGCCGCCAAGTCGACAGCTGACGGCCCATTTGTCAGCGAAGATAGAGACGACCTGTGCCGCGCCGGCACGGGGACACAACTACCCATCAAGGGGCGGTGAGTTCATTCATGTTCATTGCGGCCGAAAAAGGCGACATCACCACCATCATCGGCGGAATCGCCCCGGACTGGGGCCCGTTCGGGAGCCTGGGCAACGAGGCCCGCGTGATGGTCGAGGTGATCATGGCAGTGGCGATCCTGCTGTGCCTCGGCATCGCGATCTGGGGCGCCGCCAAACAGCGCATCGGCGCCACCGCGCTGCGCGACACCTTCAGCGCCGAACAGGGCAAGGGCCTGATCGTGGCCGGCCTGACCGGCGTCTTCATCATCGGCTCCCTGGGGACGCTCTTCACCATCGTCTACGGAATGGCGGTCTAGGCCCCGCGCCCTGTGGCGGTGCCACCGCCCCTAGGGCGCGCCCCCGCCCCCGTCCGTCCGTCCCCGCGTCGCCCCCGTGCGCCCCCGCCCACCCTCTCTCCGCCGCCCCGTGCCCCCACTCGCTTCCACCGGCCCCACCTCCCCTGCCGAGGCCACATGCTGACGCCCGCTCACGCCGGCCCGACGGAACCGCAGCACGCCCTCATCACCCCCGCGACCAGCGGACCGATTGGGCCGAGCGCTGCGCGGGGACAGGTGGGACCGGGGGCAAGAAGGCGTAAGCAGGCGACCGGCGACCGCGGAGCAGACGATGCGCACAAATAACCCAGAGTCCCCCAT contains these protein-coding regions:
- a CDS encoding NlpC/P60 family protein gives rise to the protein MRKFWVAGGLGAGLVFCLLGLLVIGTYMAAAGLAGAGGRALGLAKGAVPAEYQQLVQKWGTLCPAISPSLLAAQLYQESGWNPRAQSPAAAQGMAQFIPGTWQTHGVDGNGDGKKDVWDPEDAIPSAASYDCELASYVKRAPGNATHNMLAAYNAGAYRVIQYNGVPPYRETQNYVKTITTLAKSFEAPAGRVEPSRQAAGAIYFAQQKLGTRYLWGGTGTAAQGGRFDCSGLSQAAYRSVGIELPRVANDQWNAGPHPKRDELLPGDLVFFANDLKDPRSIHHVGIYVGGGYMINAPYTGAVIRFDKIDTPDYIGATRVTSDGAKALPGTNAA
- a CDS encoding phosphatase PAP2 family protein, yielding MAGLAFERPNPDVDVLDGVNGLAKDAPHWVNKAMEYIGEYGIIAGLGVLCLIAWWSARRRPGAPAAVAGLIWAPLAAGIALLANIPIRSFVERPRPFKDHAGLEVLIPGKSDFSFVSDHATLTMAVGVGLFIAHRKFGLLGILLALAEGFCRVYMGVHYPTDVIGGFALGTAVALLLAPPAQAMLVPLTTAISRSKLAWLVCAPGAGADVDGQAGQDGEGGRVVATGSAMRRGNKERDKDLAA